CTTTTGTTGACAAAATCCTTTTCCTGATGGGGTGAATATGTTTAAATCACATAAATGATAGCAATGACTTTGAGATGgctagaaatcaaataaaaacaagTCTATAGTTTATTTTTTTGATCTCCCCTCCCAACCCTCCAATACATattttcactattcactcacaaaTATAATTTAATGGATGGATTCTTCACCATGTGAATGACAATGAAGAATGTGTACCGGAAATGGACCGAATTCTAACCCAAAAAGACGACCTAATctctttaaaaatagataaaaatactCGTATCTTAGTTCATACAACAACTCGGAACGGTGCTAGTTTGACCTTACCATTTTTCATAAACTACTCATTCTTCAATGAACTTCTTGAGGTTCTTCAACCACAGAATATACTCCCGGCCATCCTTATTAATCATGTACTCGTGCAAGTAATTTGTGGTGCTCGGTTTGATTCCTCGGATCTCCAAATACTTGTGAAAAGCCTTCTGCAGGTTCTCATCCAAATCACTGCAAAACAAGAACATTAGTAATCGCATTCCATGCAAATCAATATTCCAATTTCACAATGTATTGAATAGGCTTACTAGAAATCTGGGCCTTCATAGGCGAGTTCATCCTCGGAGTTGGGATTTCGAACGGACAAACTATCTATGGTAATCTCATCAGGGTAAGCGGTACAGTTGAACTCTAAACTCGGACAGCCTTTTTTTGAGACATTAACAACCAATGGGACATTTGATTTACTAGGCTTTTCAGTgtcatcatcatcgtcatcatcCGCTTCGCCTTCACCAGTGACAAGATCAGGCATGTGAACATTAACTTTGATGAGTTCACCATCATACTCTCGTGTCAATGTTATGGTTTGAAGCCCAGGAGTGTCTTCGATTTTGAAAGGGAATTCACTTGGGGTTCCTTCAGCCTGTGaagaaacaattttttttaaatgattaaaaaacaattcaaaataaagcATCGATTTCAGCTTGAAAACTTAACATCAATACTGGCTATTAAGCGATTGTTCTGTTTTTTTTccccacaaattctttcaataacCATATTGTAAACAACTAAAAGCAGCTTCTAATTATGTTTCTCGGGTCGGATATAAGTTCTACAATGAGTGTTACCATGTTCCAAGACAGCTCTTGAATTCAATCCCTACAAGTCTTCAGTTGACACGATTTGGATTGCAAAACACCCAAAATCCAAGTTCTATTTTTCCACTTACTTTCGTATAAACcctaaatgataaaagaaaatggGGAAAAGAAAAACTAATTAATTACTCACCTGATCATATTCATCACTCTCCTCGGCACactgaatctcagactcaataaCTCGGAGAAGAGACTCATCAGAAGCGGATTTTTGAGAATCAACAGCCGTTGAGAAATGCAGGGTGTTTGGGTAAAAACGGTTCACAGTAGGATGCTGAGACTGGAGGCCATGGTTCAAGGCCGTGAAGATGCAAGAGTGGTAGCTTCTCTGGACTCGGGTGAGTCGAATCGCGAGTGGAGCTAAGGAGTTAGCTGTTTTCCGGAGAATGGACGTGAAAGCCATGGGGGAGAAAGGTTGCTAGGGTTTTAGGAACGGTGGAGAGGGTTTTAGGTTGTTTTAAAGGCAGCATTCATGTTGAGGTACTGATGGGCAATATTCAAAAGCTTCCCCTGTTGGGCCTAATTTGGTCTGGGATTGGGCACTTGCCCATAAAATCTCTAAATCTAACTTTATTCACTCGGGTTTAGCGTATTCTACAATGTCTCAACTGGTTATATGATGTTAGCTTTAGACATGGGATCTTAACGagtcgtttatttcatttgattacTTATGTTTATTCGAAAACATTGTTATTTTCAGCATCTAGATAGATTATTTATTCTATTGAAACTATTGTTAGATATTTTTCAAAGAAATATAGTTTTTATGGGTAAAAAAGCATGTGTCTGTTacgattttaattaaataaattattaaaaattacaaacctcataaatttaattcaatttcaaccaaccttaattttatatttataattttttaatatttaaatttatttattattcatgttattgtgtatgtgtcaaaatctaaatataaaaataaaaggttgCATAAAACTaaatgagttatatatatatatttatttaaaggtTAGAATTTATGTTAACCGAAACAGCAAATCTTAATAAGAAAACCATACATTTTTAAATCAATGAAACCTCAATTGTTGGACATGAAGTAACTTTGATGTAATTTCTTTTTGGATAAATTGGATAGGTGATTATCCAACTTTTAGGTATGTTCTATTTTGATCACCCCACTTAAAAAACTTTCAATTTTGTCatcaatgtttttaaattttaaaatttttgtcacCCTGCTAAATACTTGATGTGGGTagttttttattggtctaataataaatttaatcctccaatatttatacattttatcaatttgatcctaaatctagccatttagccctcaatatttacaaaatttcacAAACTTCTGTAATTTGCACAACAATAATCCTGTATTCTCTCTACTAGCAAATCGGTGAATTGCTTCCCTCTCAgcttctctcctttctttttaattgtttttttttttctgttctgTCTCTGCAATTTTGTGCTTTGCTTTGAAAGTTATTCAATTTTTGCACTGGAATGAAGAGAAGAAAACCCCAAaggtaaaaataagaaaaaaatatggaaaagacCTATGCGCCCAAACGTTTTCCTTACCCAACCAGGCCTAGTTAATTATGGAGAAGCAAGAGTCTGAactgtgtgtgttttttttttaatgggtTTCCCCTGTAATTTGGATAGTTGCTTCTTTTAGATATTGTTTTTCGCTACTTCGATTGATAGTTCCGTTggttaatttagttctttttgacTTATTTCTTGCTGGGTTTTTTTTCTCCGATTTCCTTATGCCTGTGAAACTATCTGCACAGGTGTTTCAATTTCCCTTGAAGGGTTTGATTGTTCCACTTTTGGCTTGTTTATAAAAATATACCATCATCTCACACTGAAGAAGCCAAATTGGAACAACTTGTCACTGATTTCTTATAAGAGTCTTTTAGAAttaaatccaattttttttttaaatataataacttttttagaattaaaattaaatgataaattttataagggttgaaggttaaatttattaaaattttaaatttaaagttaaattaataaaatgtacaaatattaaaaattttaatttatcattagGCTAATAAAAAATTTCGGTAAACTTTCCGTTAAGTATTTAAGCCCCGAtcgctaaaattttaaattttaaaagcattggtgatgaaattgaaagttctTAAAATTAAGTGATCAAATTAAAACCTACCAAAAGTTTGCTGATCACCAGGCAGTttactcttcttttttttctacaAAAGGAGCAGAAACACAGCAAGACTAAAATCTAAGCTTCCCATGCCTAAGGGCGTCAGCATGCAGTGAAGGGAGAAGACTGCCAGGCGGATTAGGCAAACGGAGGAGCCCATCCGTGCCTTCATGCGCCAAGTTAGCGAGATGATCAGCATAATGGTTACCTTCCCGGAAAATATGCCGAACCTCCATCACCCATCCCTCTcgtatcaagtccaagcaatcaccaatatacatatttaatagaTGCTGATACTCATAAGATCGAGACAGCAGCTAAACTACCCATAACTCGTCTAACTCAATAATCAAACGAGCTACCCTGAACTCCTTGGCTAACCGCAAATCATCTtgaaccccccccccaaaaaaaaacctcCGCTTGAAGGCTGTCCGTACGTCCGATATTTAGCATGAACCTATGCACCCAATTTCCATCTGCACTGCAAAGCAAGCCACTAGCAGTCACTAAGGCCCGAACAGGAACGCACCGCCCCATCCGTATACAGGTTTCCTAATAACAGGGTACCATTTGAAGATTTGACCATTCCTTGTCCCCTTCAGGTCAACTTGGAACCCCTGCGACAATCTTTTATTAGATAAATTAGTTAGTCTAATGAGTTTGAACTTTTCTCGAATTAAGCTCTAATGgagtttgaaaaaataaaatttcaagtttagTTCGAGTTCGCTTGAAGAAAACGATTCATCTAAAATGTtcaagtaaaatataaaaattaaaaagaacatTTTCCGACAACAATAAATTAAAGAATCATTCTTGAATTTAACTTGGTTGATTCCAAGATCTACAAACCTTTCTTTATTCGATAAACCAACTGGTAATTTATTTGTATAAACATACACTAAAATTACATATTTCACATAAATGATCAAACAACAGAAAAAATGACCCCTGAACCGTCTAAACACACATCACTCAGACTTGGAGAACTGTCTAGGatggcaaaagaaaagaaaactgaaagAACAAAAGCATTATCTGGAAAATTGAACTCTGTCACATGACAATCTCAGGCTTCAAAATGCTGGATTTGATCTCTTTGTGAGGCAAAATGACGCCACCGTTGCTATATATTTCATCACATACATGCACATCTTCTCCAAGTATAGTCATGTTCTCTACTCGAGCCCATTGGCCGACAGTGGAGTGCCATCCAATGATGCTGCTTGATATGCAAGCGTGCTTCTTGATGCGAACTCCACGCATCACGGTGCAGCAAGAGAGTCTGACTCCAGCCTCGACCACACATCCTGGACCAACAACTACATCTGGTCCAATCAAACATCCTTCCCCGATTTTAGCACTCTCATGAACTAAAACATTTCCCACTATGTGGTGACCGGTGGCTAACTTAGTTGAAGATTTTTTTCGCAGGGAGTCTAGATAAAGCCTGAGTCCAGCAATGTAATCCTTTGGCTGACCAATGTCCATCCAAAACCCGGGTAGGACAATTGCATATAGTTTTTTCTCTGCTGCAATCTTCGGGAAGATCTCCTTCTCAATGGAGGTAGGTCTCAATTCAATTCTATCAAGAACAGATGGGTTCAGAAGATAAATTCCAGCATTAATTTTGTTTCCAACAAACAGTTTCAGTTTTTCCACAAATTTGTCCACTTTCCCTGTTGTTTCCTCCATAACCACAACACCGTATTTTGAAGGCTCATCCACCTAGTTGATTATTATTTAAGTattgcgatctctgtgaatataaaaattgaaattgaaaatgaaGATAAAATTTAGAACTGAATTATCACCTTGGTTACCACAATGGAAACTTCCCCGCCATGTGCTTTGTGGAATTCAATCATTTCTTTGAAAGGGTACTCACTGATAACATCACTGTTAAGGACAAAAAATGGCTCACCGGAACCATCAATGAGCTTATCCCTAGCCAAAGCAAGAGGACCAGCTGTCCCGAGTGGCTCTGTCTCTTGAGAGCATGAGATTGTGATCCCAAGTTTAGCTTCAAACTCCTTCAAGAAGTTCAACATCACCTGAAAAATCAAGTGTCCACTGGTCAGCCCATGAACACATAGCCATTAACCTTGCTGGCCAATGTATTAGTTTTACATATCTTATGCTTTGAAACACCTCACATACCTCAGGTTGGTAGTTAATAGCCAAAACAACTTCAGTTACACCAATAGCCTTGAGAGCCTCGATCggcaaatataaaaaaatgcatcATTCTGTAAAATCAACAAGCTTATCTTGAGAAAGAATAGGCGCTAAACTGAAAAGCAATGCTTCCAAGTTTCAGAAAAACAAAGGCCATAATGCAGAAACATACCTGATGCAGGATCATGGGTTTGTTTGCAAATTCAACAAGTGGCTTAGGAATACTGAGGGTCAAAGGCCTCAACCGTGTTCCAAATCCTCCAACAAGAATAAGTGCTTTCATTGTGATACACGTTCCGATTTGCCTGTAGATACTAGAGTCCATATCTTAATCAGAAATCAAATTCCGGAAAGCAACTTATATGATTCAGAAAATAAATCCCACAAATTCTTCTACATAAAGATGACAAAGAAACAAGAGATTGACCTATGCAGAACTCCGCATTGACATTCGTAGATCAATAATAACAATCACAGAAACGAGCAAATCATAACAGGTAAACATGAATTccaaactgaaatgattttactACAGTGAAGGAGAAGAAAACCAGACAAACTTAAAGAAAGCAAATTGGGAAACACAAAACATCCAAACAAGAGCTATAAGGCAAAAACATAATGCTAGAACCTAAAAAACACTACTGAAAATCCATCCAGAAATGGTTTAACTGATTTTGTGACACAAATTTCAGCTATACCAGAGGCTGCTATCTTTCATGAGACCAATAAATCTATTACATGGAACCTAAAACAAGAGCTAGCCGCAATGTAACCCCTAGGTTACCCGGACTTTTCTTCTTTCTCAAAAATATTCCTGTCCAACGCATATAGTAACAGGGATAACATGCATCCTATAATTATATCAGATAACTTTAAAAGATTGAACACCCCCATATCTCGTTTAACAGAGTATAATTCTTTTTTCAAGTAATGAATCCCGTCTTGCTTTCGCTCTACAATGGAGCCGTGAAATACAGGAAATCGCCAAAAAAATCACACCTAGAAAGATCAAATAAACACAATTTTCCGACTATAAGCAATTTTATTGATAATTCCAAGTAAGTTTATCAAAATGTAAGCCTAGAAAACAGACATAGTCAGCTAAGTCAGATATGCGGACACGCAAAGTCTTGACCTTTGCCAATTATTTAACAACGAACGCAGGGAAAAAAACGAAAGCTTTGATTGAATCCATAATCGACATTAAAATCAGGATTACGAAaaactaattaacttaaaaatttttagcTAAAACAAGAGCGATACTaagtaaattaactaaaattcctATTTCTTCTTTCGTTCCTGAAGAGATTTTATGCATGATTAACCATGCAAAATGCCAGACCTAAGAAGAATAACATTGCAAA
The sequence above is drawn from the Gossypium hirsutum isolate 1008001.06 chromosome A05, Gossypium_hirsutum_v2.1, whole genome shotgun sequence genome and encodes:
- the LOC121229563 gene encoding uncharacterized protein At2g39795, mitochondrial, which translates into the protein MAFTSILRKTANSLAPLAIRLTRVQRSYHSCIFTALNHGLQSQHPTVNRFYPNTLHFSTAVDSQKSASDESLLRVIESEIQCAEESDEYDQAEGTPSEFPFKIEDTPGLQTITLTREYDGELIKVNVHMPDLVTGEGEADDDDDDDTEKPSKSNVPLVVNVSKKGCPSLEFNCTAYPDEITIDSLSVRNPNSEDELAYEGPDFYDLDENLQKAFHKYLEIRGIKPSTTNYLHEYMINKDGREYILWLKNLKKFIEE